In Candidatus Gastranaerophilales bacterium, a genomic segment contains:
- a CDS encoding secretin N-terminal domain-containing protein, with product MPTYKIFSKIALSCYLAVTILAAPAFAISANVYPQSTAMVKPSVGQLDSANYSIPLLEGNVSITKSPKLVTISLRDSDVRQVLRMLADKAGMNIILHDSVSGNVTLDLVNVTLNKSFEYVMVMNDLNFWVDGNTLIVSSKSASKDIGFGQQEMRTFNIKYESATRIADFLNKTIYKLKDPSLANNEIAITNPSTNQIVIIGTKRDFDMAQKVIKELDKKQETVMYDVNHMAAGQMAGLVCHKVFGTPDIKSESADSDGKSGVKVACSSKDVNGGKVDGAFSGFDSNGFVVSYYPDLGKIGVSGATPEQLRLASRVIEDNDIKQKQAILEISVIELNANGQRTISPIWQVTAGTFSFGFSGDTSAIDFNSNANPNTAATTGTTGTTGSTAAAAASSLPFLVFGNTLELKNKLTYLMKQGKGRVLTNPKILVQNNVESTIDLTQDYVKNIKAQQSSTTYQPLVTQEVEIGQYGIQISVKPTITPDGYIYMDLSPSYSVPSGQTAANGGYITLLSERKLELKNIRLKDNETLIIGGLIQEHETKSSGKMPYLADIPIIGVAFRSSSRESDKSELIIIVTPKILNDDAPVQENI from the coding sequence ATGCCTACATACAAAATATTCTCAAAAATAGCACTCAGTTGTTACTTAGCAGTAACAATTTTAGCTGCTCCCGCGTTTGCAATAAGTGCTAACGTCTACCCTCAGAGTACAGCAATGGTAAAGCCGTCCGTAGGACAGCTTGATTCTGCGAATTATTCTATTCCGCTTCTGGAAGGTAATGTAAGTATTACCAAAAGCCCTAAACTGGTTACCATAAGTCTTAGAGATTCCGATGTAAGGCAGGTTTTGAGAATGCTTGCCGACAAAGCAGGCATGAATATTATTTTACACGACTCTGTAAGCGGCAATGTGACTTTGGATTTGGTTAATGTAACTTTAAATAAATCGTTTGAGTATGTAATGGTTATGAATGATTTGAACTTCTGGGTTGACGGTAATACCTTGATAGTTTCTTCAAAAAGTGCATCAAAAGATATAGGGTTCGGTCAGCAAGAAATGCGCACCTTCAATATTAAGTATGAAAGCGCAACGAGAATAGCTGACTTCTTGAACAAAACTATTTATAAGTTAAAAGACCCGAGTCTTGCGAATAATGAAATTGCAATCACAAACCCCAGCACCAATCAAATAGTCATTATCGGTACCAAAAGAGATTTTGATATGGCTCAAAAAGTAATCAAAGAGCTTGATAAAAAACAAGAAACCGTTATGTATGATGTAAACCATATGGCAGCGGGTCAAATGGCAGGGTTGGTTTGTCATAAGGTTTTTGGCACCCCTGATATTAAAAGCGAATCAGCGGACAGCGACGGTAAAAGCGGCGTAAAAGTTGCCTGCTCGTCAAAGGATGTTAACGGCGGAAAAGTAGACGGCGCTTTTTCGGGATTTGACAGCAACGGATTTGTTGTTTCCTATTATCCTGATCTTGGTAAAATAGGCGTTTCAGGCGCTACACCCGAGCAGCTCAGATTGGCTTCAAGAGTTATTGAAGATAATGATATTAAACAAAAGCAGGCAATTTTAGAAATATCGGTTATAGAATTGAATGCTAACGGACAAAGGACAATTAGCCCTATTTGGCAGGTTACTGCAGGTACGTTTTCATTCGGATTTAGCGGTGATACTTCTGCAATAGATTTTAACTCCAATGCTAATCCTAATACAGCTGCTACAACAGGCACTACGGGTACAACAGGTTCGACAGCTGCCGCAGCTGCCAGCAGTTTGCCATTCCTGGTATTTGGCAATACTCTGGAGCTTAAAAACAAATTAACCTATTTAATGAAACAAGGCAAAGGAAGAGTTCTTACTAATCCTAAAATTTTAGTTCAAAACAATGTAGAATCAACAATTGATTTGACTCAGGACTATGTAAAAAATATCAAGGCTCAACAATCATCAACAACATATCAGCCTTTAGTTACCCAGGAAGTTGAAATCGGGCAATATGGTATTCAAATTAGCGTGAAACCTACTATTACCCCTGACGGCTATATCTATATGGATTTAAGCCCGTCCTATAGTGTACCTTCTGGTCAAACTGCTGCTAACGGCGGTTATATTACCTTGTTAAGCGAAAGAAAACTTGAACTAAAAAATATAAGATTAAAAGATAATGAAACCTTGATTATAGGCGGTTTAATCCAAGAACATGAAACTAAATCTTCGGGCAAAATGCCGTATTTGGCTGATATTCCTATCATAGGAGTAGCGTTTAGGTCTTCTTCAAGGGAGTCAGACAAATCT